From the Bacillus sp. FJAT-22090 genome, the window CAAAATATCTACTGGGTTCGTACGTAAATGATACCATCTCCAAATAAGTAGTATTACAGAGCCCAGAACTGCAACGACTTCAATAGGTACGTTTATATAAGATGCAACGAATAGTAGACAACGCATGATAAACACAAATAGTAATAACTTTAACATAAATTTAGTGCGCTTGCGCTTTGTTTCTACAGGGATTTTCGTTTTTAAAGGATGAAAATTCTCTGTGAAAAATGTTTCTTCTATATCTATAGCGGAATCTGGTAATCTTCTCGGCAAATTTTTTCTCACTACTAAATACATCAAGTAAGACATAAATAATAAACCTAATGTAGCAGGCACAAACATCATCGCTGTATGCATCCAAAGTGTCATATGAACTATCTCTAGAGCGATCAAATTAACGATATTGCTTACACCTATTGGGGCACTAGAAGCTGTTGCGATAAGTGCACCACTTAATAAATAAGGAATCTGTTGTGATGGTTTTAGTCGTAAATTTTTCAAGAGCAATATTAAAATTGGAGTGGTTATTAAAATACTTCCATCGTTATTAAATAATAGAGTCATTAAAAAACAAAGTAACTGAATATACCAGTATAAACGGTGACCAGAACCCCTTGCTAAATTCGCTAGTCTTGCAGCTGCCCAGTTAAAAAATCCAAAACTTTCTAATATTACTGCCATAACAATTGTTGCCATTATAGTAATGGATGCGCCACCAATTTTATTGAGAATGTCTATAATATCCGCATGAGAAACGATACCTACAACTAGTATAATCGCTGCTCCTATAGATGCTGGCCATGCCTCATTCAGTCCTTTAGGTCTCCAAAAAATGACTAGCATAGTAGTTAGGAACACCAAACTGGCGACTCCAACATGAAAGCTCATACATATACCATTTCCCCTCGTTTTTTGTTTGTCCGTTCCTTGTATGTATATTCACCTCGTCCTACTAGGATAGAGGTGTATGTCCTTATTGAAAAAAAACTAATTTTTTGTCTAATAAAAATAAAAAAAATTGTCTATCCATAATTGGTTAGACAATTTTTTATGTATACGGAGCATATATTTTTTTCAAGAAGCATGAAACATTTCATGCTTCTATGGTTTGTGTATTTCTTTATTGTTCTCTTCATAAATCAAGTACTTTAGTCTAACCATCGTTTACACCTGGTGAAGAGTTTTAATATGATCCAGGTTTAGATAGATAGGAACTATTCTAGCAGTTTTCATCTCAATAATCTGTTTTTCCACATTGTTTATTTTACCAACATGGCTATGTTTACCTCCAATGTTTAGGACGACAATCGAACTTTTCAACTTTTCAACTTGAGATTCAAACGTGTTCTCTAAAGAATCTTTGTCCGTTTGCAAGTTGCCTTCTTCTTTGATCTGGCCATAAGGGTTTTCATTTTTAACATAGGGTATTAACCACTTCAAATGATTAATAGCAATGTACATCTTTTTATAAATAGGTGAATAAAATTCAAAATAGTCATTTTTAATATGTGTAATATAACCATGTAGAGACTGATCATCTGTTATATAAATCTCCACATATTTTCCTTTTGCTTGTAATAGTACCTCATTATAAGATAACTCATCTTCACTTTCTCCAGAGAATATGCTAGGAGAAACTGTCGGGGGCTGTATTTCGTATTCCTCATTACTACCAATATCTAAACTCTGGATATGATGTAAAGGGATGTACATAAAATCCGCTCCATTAAAAAGAACCACTATGTCGCTGCCTAAATCAATCAAAGTACCATTAATTTGCTTCTTCCCCGAAACTTCGATTTGAACAACTTCATTGATTAGACTTTGAATAATTTTATTCAAGGTCACATCTCCTTTTATATTATTATAATAACTATAGATAAAGATTGAACAAACAAACGATTATGTCTATTGGAAAAACATGAAATGTTATTTTAGCCAGCAACACATATAGTTTTAATGCATCTTGGTTTACTAATACTCAAAATATCGCCAATTAAGTTCTTAGACATATTTTTTTCGCCGTTCATAAATTAATATTCTTATTCAAAAATCTCTTATTTGACGATACATCTTTGCAGCATGCCTCATCAATGAATAAAATTGATTTTCTAACACTGCTTTTTCTTCTTTTAGACTTTCCGATACATACGAATTCTTTAATTCTTCAAACTCTGTTTTATTGTTTACCTGATAATCTAAAGATGGGTACCGTACAGAACGATATTCCTGGTTAGCTGAATTATTCTCTGCATGTTTCATTAATGCATAGTATTGTTTAAGCAACATCGCTTTTTTTTCTATGGGACTTATTGGATCTGTAGTAAATAATACTTCAGAATGCTCAGGTGCAATAACCAGTTTACCATGCTCCTCTGTTGTATTATTTTCATGCATCTCTTCAACAAATGATTTTTCATGGTCTGAAGCTAGATCTACAACAACTGAACTTGTTTTATGAGTAGGAGATTCGCTTTCTACATTTTTTTTTTGGGGGATAGTAATTGAATTTTGGTCAAGATTCATTTTACTCCATGCAGTTAAAAGTATTCTTTTTTCCTTGTTTTGAATCTGAGGTTCTTTAGAAATAATTTGTTCTTCATTAATAACGCTACTCCTTGAATTGTAAGGATCTAAATAATCTGCTTCTAGGTCTTCTCTATTCGGAAGATTTTGCGTTTCTTCTTGATTTAATGAATTCTTCAGATTATCTATTAATTCCATTGTTTCTTGAACCTCAACTTCTTGACTTGTATCCTCATGGTTCTCATTTTCGTTATACATTTTTAATAATTCATCATCTGGCACAGATAACACTTGATTGTTTTTTATTTCTAGTACATCATTATTGGAGTCAATATCATCAACTAAATGAGATACCGATTTTAACAGTTCTAAATTGTTTTCTTTCATCGTTGAATTGAAGCCTAAAGCTGAGTAATGTAATTCAGAAATTAAATTTCTTAGATTTTTCGCTTCGTTTTGGTCATCGTTATTGGATTTGATACTCCATTCTTTTGTTAAAGGAATATCTTCTACACTATGCAAACTTAGAACATCTGGAACTTCATTAATAGCTTTATTTTTCTCTTCCGTCTGATCTTCCATAATAGGCACTTTAACAAATTCTTCATAATTATTGTTTGTTTTAAAACGCTCAGCGAGAATTTGTTCCTGATGCTCATCTTTTTGCTGATTTTCATTCATTGCGACGTTTGTAAATTGTATAAGTTCAGCATTTACACTAGAAACGGTGTCTTGAATAACTAATTCATTACTGATTTCTGTGGATTGCTCATTAATTTTATTTATCTCCATCTTGGATATACCTTTATGAATACTTGATATATAAGATTTTGGGATATAGTATAGATCCTGATTATTTATTAAAATGATATGATCTTCCACAATGCTCGTTAGTACTCCAAATAGCGCCTGATTACTCAAACTATTAATGGTAACCCAGTTGTATTTCAATACTTTCAAAACATCTGTTAAATCATTGCTTTCTGGATAGGAATCAGTTTTGGGGTAGACGCTATAGTCCTTAGCATTCTTAGATATAGCTCCAATATGTTCAAATGCGAAATAGAATACGTTTCCATTGACATCAACAGCAAGGTGATCTTGTTTGACATCTAATAAAATACCTTCTACATATTTACTGTTTCGTAAATACAAACCAATCTTCATATTAATAAGGGCGCATAAAACTTTTTTAATATTGTCCTCTTGCAAGATAAGAGCGCCTCCTTCATAGAATATTCGTCGCTTCGGATCAACAGAAGCGACGAAAACATCATTTATTTATTCACTATCTTTTTTAGATTCATTTTTATTTTCTGCTTCATCTTCTTTTGGAAGTTTTACTCCGTAGCTAATGTTTCGGATATGGAACAAAGAAATCCGGATTATTTCTTCGTTTGAGACAATCGTTATATAATCATCATCGACATAGTCCATTACTCCTTCTAACGTTTCAGGTCCACCACGATTAATTTTTACCCATCGAAGTGTTAAATTTCTTAAAACGCCTTTGAAGTCATCCGCTTGTATGAATTCAAAATCCTCTGGTACTTCAATATTAACTTGATCCTGATTTTTCGTATTAATTGTTAAGCTTTTAATATGTTGTGTATTGTAATAAATAATTCCATCGTTATCTGTAAGTAGAGTTAAGTGATCATCTTGAACTGCAAGTAGTTTACCTATACGAGACTCCGGACCACCTCTATCTACTTTTACTACTCTATCTACTAGTGAAAGTATCATCTTCTTATTCATATTTTCTAACCTCCTTTTATAGTATCCTAATATTTATATGTATATTGGGTCAGCTAAGCAATGGCTAAACGCCCATTTTATTTTAATTGTACAAGGTATCAGTAAAAATATTTATTCAACCTAATAATCCATTTTTTATTTAGATTATTGCAGAAAAAAATGCCGATTTTAAATCGGCATTTAAATTTAATCACTTTATACATTTATTTATCAAATATACAAATTAATTGAATTTCCCTTACCACTTATTTGTGCAATTTTAGGAGATAAATTTACTGGATTAGGTTGGATAAAGGTTTTAAATAAAGGCGGATTAGTTGGATACTTATCAAACGATGATGATTTCTCATCATTATCTTCTTTGTCTTTAAGTACCTGCTCCTGGTCCTCAAGATGTTCATCAAAAGTTGATTTCATCTTAACTCCATTAATATTGCTTACATAAGCAAAATTATAATCATCCATCGACATACGATTAGCATAAATTTGCGACTGAATTGGTTGAACTGGTATGATGTATCCCATTTCCTCCACCTCCGATTTATTTATCCCTCTATACCCTATGTCTCCAAGTATTAAACCTATTACTCTTAAAATATTTTCTTACTATTACAACAACTTTTCGATATCAGATAAACTTAACGAATTTCCACTTTTTAAAATGGAATTCGTCAGTTCATCCTCTAGCTGTTGAGAAACTGGTTTATTTGCTAGCTTGCCAACTTTGCGTACAATTTTACGAACTTGTTTTTCATCCGTAAAATCAGCATGCGAGATGGCATTGGCAAGCGTAAAAAGATCTTCCATCGAAACACCAGTTTTATTTTCTATTGCTTTAAAAAATGAATTTTGCACTAATTTTCCTCCTCACATTAATTATTTATGATTAATGGAGAAAGCTTGCTCCTACAATTATTAATAAGATAAATAAAACAACGATCAATACAAAAGTTGAGCTTTTATTTCCGCCATAGCCTCCGCCATAACCGCCGCCGTAACCAGGGTATCCTCCACCACAGTAGCCGTACATAATCTTTCCCTCCTCTCCTCTTCAACATATAGTATGCAAAGGCAAGAAAAAGAAAAAGGGCTAATCAACTAGTAGTGAGTTTTCTGTTTTTGAAAAATAAACGCTCCAATAATTCCAAACAAAATAGCAGAACTAATCCCTGAGCTTGTAACCTCAAACATCCCTGTAACTACTCCTATTAGACCGTGCTTTTCTGCTTCTGCTAAAGCCCCGTGTGTTAGTGAATTACCGAAAGATGTTATTGGAACAGTAGCACCTGCTCCAGCAAAATCAATTAACGGCTCATATAAACCAAATCCATCTAAAATAGAGCCACTAACTACAAGTGTACATAACGTATGTGCTGGGGTAAGCTTAAAAACATCCATTAATATTTGTCCAACTACACAAATAAGACCTCCGACAATAAATGAAACTAATATTGATGAAATCATTTTTATCCTCTTTTCTCCATACGACATTCAATGGCATGAGCAATACAAGGGATTGTTTCACCTTGTTGAAAAGTTAATGGCGATAATAATGCGCCAGTTGCGACTAGTAATACCCGTTTGTATACGCCACTTTTTAATTGATTAAATACATGACTGAAATAAACAGCAGCAGAGCATCCTGCACCACTTGCTCCTGCCTTAAAAAATTCATCTTCACCATAAAATTGTGCACCAGCATCTTGCAGGATTACTCCACTATTTTCATCTTGAAACATTTCTTTTAATATAGACAAACCTATTTTCCCTAAATCACCGGTCATAATTACGTCATAATCTGCCATCCTACTATTTGTATTCGTTAAATGCCTTTCAATTGTATCTCTTGCAGCTGGTGCCATTGCAGCTCCCATAAAAAGTGGGTTCTTTTGTCCACCATCCACTACTCTTCCAATGGTGGCGTGCGTAATAATAGGGGCATTTTTTGCATGCTTTTGTAGTAGTGCAAAACCTGCAGCAGTGACAGTCCATTGAGATGTTCCAGGTCTTTGTGCTCCGTATTCAAGAGGATATCTAAACTGTCTCTCCACGCTCGGATGATGGCTAGAGGCGCCAGCGAGTACAGATTTTGCATTTCCTGATTCCAGTAGAAGACTTCCTAAAATAACTGATTCTACAGAACTTGCACATGCGGAAAAAACGCCTAAAAATGGAATCGCTAACTGGCGAGCAGCAAAATTAGTAGGGGAAAGTTGATTTACTAGGTCTCCTCCAATAAATACATCTACATTTTCAAGCTTTTCATGCCCTTTTCTCAAAGTTTCTTTACAAGCTTTTTCGATAAAATGGGTATGCGCTTGTTCAAAGGTTTCACCTTTTTCATTCTCTAAAAGAAGAACTTCATCAAATGATTCAGCAAAAGTACTCTTCTTTTCCGTAGGACCTACCACAACACCCGTACTTGCTATACTTGGATTTTCTTTAAATTGTATTGTCCCAGACTTTATTACCATGAGAGCACTCCCATTTTAACTAAAATTGTTTTAATCAAGGCTACTATAAAAGCGGAAAGTACACCAAAAACAATAACAGAGCCGGCTAGTTTAAACATATTTCCACCGACACCTAATACGTACCCTTCGGTTTTGTGTTCTAAAGAAGCAGATATTACAGCATTTCCAAAGCCAGTTACTGGAACAGCCGATCCCGCTCCACCTATTTGAGCAATCTTTTTATATAGTCCTGTACCCGTTAGGATCATTGCAATAAAAACCAAAGTTGCTACAGTTGGGTTTCCTGCTGTTTTCTCTGTAAATGGAAAAAAACGAATATAAAAAAAAGTAATAAGCTGTCCAATAGCACAAATAATGCCCCCAACTAAAAATGCTTTTAACATATTCATAAAAAGTGGTGTTTTCGGTGTTTGATTATCTACTATTTTTTCGAATTGTTTTTGATCCATTATGTCTCTTCCTTTGATAAAGATTTTATATCTTCAATTGATTTAGTTAGCTTTTCGGATTTTAATTTCTGGTCAATTATTTTTTCAATTTCCCATTTTACTTTTAAATCACCTGTGACTAGCACTTCTTTCTCCGGAAATTTTTTCTCTAATTCTTTTGTTATTTTTTTTTCTATTTTTTCTTTATTGAACCTACTCATTCTTTTTATGTCGATTGCCACTAACACATTATTATTGTCAGTTACACTCTGAAATCCTTTGACCGAATCATGGTGTTTTAATTCTTCCTCTATCTCAGGAGAAGTATTAGAAGGATAAACGATGTGCACAGATTCATCAGAACATGCACTTAAGAGAAAAAACAGCAGAAGGACAGTAGTAATTTTATGCATAGGATTCATGGCCCCTTTTCGAGTTAGTATGAGCATGAGAAAAAGAAATATACGAAGAGCATTAGAGATATTTGCCCTAACCTTTATGAAGAAGCTACATAAGTTAGATAGAGAAGAGGAGGTGAAATCAATGGGTTGTGGAAGAGTTGAAGATATTGCAGATGTAAGAAGAAATGAAGGCTGTGTTTGTGACGTTGTTCGTGCAATCAAAGATATTCAAGATCAAGCAACACGTGACGATTGTCCAGGATGTCCAACAAGTTGTTTCTTAGAACCACTAGGTGGTATCGTTAGTCCAGCACGTAACCAAGCGGACACACGTGTATTTATGCTTTTGAATAAAGACGGTACTCCATTCAAAGCATTTTTCCGAGATAGAGATAGATGCGATAATGATTGTTTCTCCGTATTTTTCCGAGTGGAAGATATTTTTGATACATGCTGCGCAACATTACGCGTATTAGAACCGCTAGATAGAGAAAGAAATGAAGTTGATTTGTTAAATGATGATGGTACTAAAATCGACTTAAGACAAATTTGTAAAGTTCGTAATTGGAGATTGACTGGTAGCTGTGTAACAGTCGATTTAAATTGTTTCTGTGCAATCGAATGTATAGCGGACGTATTTTTAGATGTATGTGACTGATTAGTTTCCTCCTCGCAATGTCTACTCCGTTCGGGATTTCCCGAACGGTTTTATCGTTTATACAGAAAAAAAACTA encodes:
- a CDS encoding DUF2642 domain-containing protein, whose translation is MQEDNIKKVLCALINMKIGLYLRNSKYVEGILLDVKQDHLAVDVNGNVFYFAFEHIGAISKNAKDYSVYPKTDSYPESNDLTDVLKVLKYNWVTINSLSNQALFGVLTSIVEDHIILINNQDLYYIPKSYISSIHKGISKMEINKINEQSTEISNELVIQDTVSSVNAELIQFTNVAMNENQQKDEHQEQILAERFKTNNNYEEFVKVPIMEDQTEEKNKAINEVPDVLSLHSVEDIPLTKEWSIKSNNDDQNEAKNLRNLISELHYSALGFNSTMKENNLELLKSVSHLVDDIDSNNDVLEIKNNQVLSVPDDELLKMYNENENHEDTSQEVEVQETMELIDNLKNSLNQEETQNLPNREDLEADYLDPYNSRSSVINEEQIISKEPQIQNKEKRILLTAWSKMNLDQNSITIPQKKNVESESPTHKTSSVVVDLASDHEKSFVEEMHENNTTEEHGKLVIAPEHSEVLFTTDPISPIEKKAMLLKQYYALMKHAENNSANQEYRSVRYPSLDYQVNNKTEFEELKNSYVSESLKEEKAVLENQFYSLMRHAAKMYRQIRDF
- the spoVAE gene encoding stage V sporulation protein AE; protein product: MISSILVSFIVGGLICVVGQILMDVFKLTPAHTLCTLVVSGSILDGFGLYEPLIDFAGAGATVPITSFGNSLTHGALAEAEKHGLIGVVTGMFEVTSSGISSAILFGIIGAFIFQKQKTHY
- a CDS encoding arsenic transporter; translated protein: MSFHVGVASLVFLTTMLVIFWRPKGLNEAWPASIGAAIILVVGIVSHADIIDILNKIGGASITIMATIVMAVILESFGFFNWAAARLANLARGSGHRLYWYIQLLCFLMTLLFNNDGSILITTPILILLLKNLRLKPSQQIPYLLSGALIATASSAPIGVSNIVNLIALEIVHMTLWMHTAMMFVPATLGLLFMSYLMYLVVRKNLPRRLPDSAIDIEETFFTENFHPLKTKIPVETKRKRTKFMLKLLLFVFIMRCLLFVASYINVPIEVVAVLGSVILLIWRWYHLRTNPVDILKKTPWHILIFAFSMYVIIYGLNNVGLTALLVKWFEPIVNQGLFQASFIMGGLVSVLSNLFNNHPALMIGTISLTEMGLDAITLKTIYLANIIGSDMGSLLLPIGTLASLIWMHILRKNKIKVTWKDYLSVTIIVIPITTIVTLALLFFWVQMVFSN
- a CDS encoding YjcZ family sporulation protein: MYGYCGGGYPGYGGGYGGGYGGNKSSTFVLIVVLFILLIIVGASFLH
- a CDS encoding CotY/CotZ family spore coat protein codes for the protein MGCGRVEDIADVRRNEGCVCDVVRAIKDIQDQATRDDCPGCPTSCFLEPLGGIVSPARNQADTRVFMLLNKDGTPFKAFFRDRDRCDNDCFSVFFRVEDIFDTCCATLRVLEPLDRERNEVDLLNDDGTKIDLRQICKVRNWRLTGSCVTVDLNCFCAIECIADVFLDVCD
- a CDS encoding SpoVAD, whose translation is MVIKSGTIQFKENPSIASTGVVVGPTEKKSTFAESFDEVLLLENEKGETFEQAHTHFIEKACKETLRKGHEKLENVDVFIGGDLVNQLSPTNFAARQLAIPFLGVFSACASSVESVILGSLLLESGNAKSVLAGASSHHPSVERQFRYPLEYGAQRPGTSQWTVTAAGFALLQKHAKNAPIITHATIGRVVDGGQKNPLFMGAAMAPAARDTIERHLTNTNSRMADYDVIMTGDLGKIGLSILKEMFQDENSGVILQDAGAQFYGEDEFFKAGASGAGCSAAVYFSHVFNQLKSGVYKRVLLVATGALLSPLTFQQGETIPCIAHAIECRMEKRG
- a CDS encoding YhcN/YlaJ family sporulation lipoprotein, which gives rise to MHKITTVLLLFFLLSACSDESVHIVYPSNTSPEIEEELKHHDSVKGFQSVTDNNNVLVAIDIKRMSRFNKEKIEKKITKELEKKFPEKEVLVTGDLKVKWEIEKIIDQKLKSEKLTKSIEDIKSLSKEET
- a CDS encoding stage VI sporulation protein F, with protein sequence MQNSFFKAIENKTGVSMEDLFTLANAISHADFTDEKQVRKIVRKVGKLANKPVSQQLEDELTNSILKSGNSLSLSDIEKLL
- the spoVAC gene encoding stage V sporulation protein AC; amino-acid sequence: MDQKQFEKIVDNQTPKTPLFMNMLKAFLVGGIICAIGQLITFFYIRFFPFTEKTAGNPTVATLVFIAMILTGTGLYKKIAQIGGAGSAVPVTGFGNAVISASLEHKTEGYVLGVGGNMFKLAGSVIVFGVLSAFIVALIKTILVKMGVLSW